The Cellulomonas sp. P24 genome contains a region encoding:
- the phnC gene encoding phosphonate ABC transporter ATP-binding protein — MHDAITAPEVGDLPPASGPWPIRLTDVTVRYPNGVMGLRGVSLAIEPGEMVSVVGLSGSGKSTLIRTINALVPVTSGTVQVGPYTVNELRGRRLRQVRGSIGMIFQGFNLADRASIYHNVLVGRFSHTPTWKTVLGVASARDREIVMSALDSVGMLEKVWGRAGALSGGQKQRVAIARALSQQPQVMLADEPVASLDPPTAHTVMSDLRRINTERGLTVLVNLHVMDLARQYTTRMIGLRAGEIVYDGPAASATDADFEAIYGRPIQTRDIVGQ, encoded by the coding sequence ATGCATGACGCGATCACTGCCCCGGAGGTGGGGGACCTTCCCCCCGCCTCCGGGCCGTGGCCCATCCGGCTGACCGATGTCACGGTGCGCTACCCCAACGGTGTGATGGGCCTGCGAGGTGTGTCGTTGGCGATCGAGCCGGGAGAGATGGTCTCCGTGGTCGGGCTGTCGGGCTCGGGCAAGTCGACCCTGATCCGCACCATCAACGCGCTGGTGCCGGTCACCTCCGGCACCGTGCAGGTGGGCCCCTACACGGTCAACGAGCTCCGCGGGCGCCGGCTGCGTCAGGTCCGGGGGAGCATCGGGATGATCTTCCAGGGCTTCAACCTCGCGGACCGCGCGAGCATCTACCACAACGTCCTCGTCGGGCGCTTCTCGCACACCCCGACGTGGAAGACGGTGCTCGGCGTGGCCAGCGCTCGGGATCGCGAGATCGTGATGAGCGCGCTGGACTCGGTGGGCATGCTCGAGAAGGTGTGGGGCCGCGCCGGGGCGCTGTCCGGCGGTCAGAAGCAGCGGGTCGCGATCGCCCGCGCGCTGTCCCAGCAACCCCAGGTCATGCTCGCGGACGAGCCCGTCGCCAGCCTCGACCCGCCGACGGCGCACACGGTGATGTCGGACCTGCGCCGCATCAACACCGAGCGCGGCCTGACCGTGCTGGTCAACCTGCACGTGATGGATCTCGCCCGGCAGTACACGACGCGGATGATCGGCCTGCGCGCCGGCGAGATCGTGTACGACGGGCCTGCCGCGTCGGCGACCGACGCCGACTTCGAGGCGATCTACGGTCGTCCGATCCAGACGCGCGACATCGTGGGGCAGTGA
- a CDS encoding MFS transporter, with the protein MTSHGTSGTLVLDPGPRRPRWLPTLLRDVAFRRYWTGQTVSSLGDQVSALAIPLIAVTVVHADAAQMGYLAAATWLPNLLFALHAGAWADRRSRRRRVMIAADLGRAALIATVPLAYAVDALSLVQLYVVAFAAGTLAVLFDVCNAPLFVAMVPTDRYVEGNSLVSGSRAMAQVAGPGIGGVLVQLLTAPLALLADALSFLGSALFLSRIAPVEPPAAAKGDGHLAAGRRFITGSAIMRAALAATATVNLFTFMISALFVLYATVTLHLGPGLLGGVLGAGAVGGLLGAVLAGPLARRVGVGRTFLLGCIVFPAPMLLIPAAHGPTPVVLGMLVAAEFLSGVGVMWLDVAAGSIFAAVVPDALRSRVSGAYRTVNFGMRPLGALAGGFLAGVIGIRPTLWVAVIGAVASFLWLLPSPIPALRELPGADRSARVD; encoded by the coding sequence GTGACCTCCCACGGCACGAGCGGCACCCTCGTGCTCGACCCCGGGCCACGGCGGCCCCGCTGGCTCCCGACCTTGCTGCGAGACGTGGCCTTCCGTCGCTACTGGACGGGGCAGACGGTGTCGAGTCTCGGCGACCAGGTGTCGGCCCTGGCGATCCCGCTGATCGCCGTCACCGTCGTGCATGCCGACGCCGCTCAGATGGGCTACCTCGCCGCCGCGACGTGGCTGCCGAACCTGCTCTTCGCGCTGCACGCCGGTGCGTGGGCGGACCGGCGTTCACGCCGACGTCGCGTCATGATCGCCGCGGACCTCGGCCGTGCCGCTCTCATCGCGACCGTCCCGCTCGCGTACGCCGTCGACGCCCTGTCGCTCGTCCAGCTCTACGTCGTGGCGTTCGCCGCCGGAACCCTGGCGGTTCTCTTCGACGTCTGCAACGCTCCGCTGTTCGTCGCCATGGTCCCCACCGACCGGTACGTCGAGGGCAACTCCCTGGTCAGCGGCAGCCGCGCGATGGCCCAGGTGGCAGGGCCAGGGATCGGCGGCGTCCTGGTCCAGCTGCTCACGGCCCCGTTGGCCCTGCTGGCCGACGCTCTCTCCTTCCTCGGCTCCGCCCTGTTCCTCTCGCGGATCGCGCCGGTCGAACCACCGGCCGCGGCCAAGGGCGACGGGCATCTCGCCGCCGGTCGGCGCTTCATCACCGGCTCGGCCATCATGAGGGCGGCCCTGGCAGCCACCGCCACCGTCAACCTCTTCACCTTCATGATCAGCGCCCTGTTCGTCCTGTACGCCACCGTCACCCTGCACCTCGGCCCCGGTCTGCTGGGCGGGGTGCTCGGAGCGGGGGCCGTCGGAGGGCTCCTCGGCGCGGTGCTCGCCGGACCGCTCGCCAGGCGCGTCGGCGTCGGCCGTACCTTCCTCCTCGGCTGCATCGTGTTCCCCGCCCCGATGCTGCTCATCCCGGCGGCTCACGGCCCGACACCGGTCGTCCTCGGCATGCTCGTCGCTGCCGAGTTCCTGTCCGGTGTCGGCGTGATGTGGCTGGACGTCGCCGCCGGGTCGATCTTCGCCGCCGTCGTCCCGGACGCCCTGCGTTCCCGGGTCTCGGGGGCCTACCGAACGGTCAACTTCGGGATGCGCCCGCTGGGGGCTCTCGCCGGCGGCTTCCTGGCCGGCGTCATCGGGATTCGGCCCACCCTGTGGGTGGCCGTCATCGGGGCGGTGGCGTCGTTCCTCTGGCTGCTGCCCTCACCGATCCCGGCGCTTCGCGAGCTCCCAGGCGCCGACCGGAGCGCACGGGTCGACTGA
- a CDS encoding HAD family hydrolase, which yields MRQPTVVFDFDGTIALGHGPVLAYARHVAALAGDPGLMEAARVALDRVDAGDAVYRDSYDAVRQVALEREIPESVLGPAYLASRHELGSRTAPVEAPVGLGEFLAGLAPSARLVLATNAPEIRVDHVLELLGAADHLVERHFSIGKPAGLVAIVADHLAEGPVLAVGDIWAYDLAPAAELGADTALVGVTARGDDPRPTMSGTTLADLYGAITNWAATAVPEPTAPDGAGHPQGKA from the coding sequence ATGCGGCAGCCCACCGTCGTCTTCGACTTCGACGGCACGATCGCCCTCGGCCACGGACCCGTGCTCGCCTACGCACGCCACGTCGCTGCGCTTGCCGGCGACCCCGGACTGATGGAGGCGGCTCGCGTCGCTCTCGACCGCGTGGACGCCGGCGACGCGGTCTACCGCGACAGCTACGACGCGGTCCGCCAGGTGGCCCTCGAACGGGAGATCCCGGAGTCGGTGCTCGGGCCGGCCTACCTTGCCAGCCGCCACGAGCTGGGCAGCCGGACCGCACCCGTCGAGGCTCCCGTCGGCCTGGGGGAGTTCCTCGCCGGCCTGGCCCCCAGCGCACGGCTGGTCCTGGCGACCAACGCTCCGGAGATCCGCGTCGACCACGTCCTCGAGCTGCTGGGAGCCGCCGACCACCTGGTCGAGCGGCACTTCTCGATCGGCAAGCCCGCCGGGCTCGTCGCGATCGTCGCCGACCACCTGGCCGAGGGGCCGGTGCTCGCCGTCGGCGACATCTGGGCGTACGACCTCGCCCCGGCCGCCGAGCTCGGCGCTGACACGGCCCTCGTCGGGGTCACCGCACGTGGTGACGACCCGAGGCCCACGATGAGCGGAACGACCCTGGCCGACCTCTACGGCGCCATCACGAACTGGGCCGCGACCGCGGTGCCCGAACCGACGGCGCCGGACGGCGCCGGCCACCCCCAGGGAAAGGCATGA
- a CDS encoding TetR/AcrR family transcriptional regulator, protein MSTRAERTTALLQSTALRLFLERGYDQTTVAEIAAAAGVSHMTFFRHFPTKESVVVGDPYDPLIAEAVRCQPTELPAFERVRRGLLAAWRQMPEPAVGETRDRIRLAVSHPGLRAASQQSSKATEDIVAAALEDTGVPHLEAVVATGACLGAIMAALIDWGLDPDAGPLGPRIVAALETLPHVPDASP, encoded by the coding sequence ATGAGCACACGGGCCGAGCGCACGACGGCACTGCTGCAGAGCACGGCTCTGCGGCTCTTCCTCGAGCGCGGGTACGACCAGACGACGGTCGCCGAGATCGCCGCGGCCGCCGGCGTCTCGCACATGACGTTCTTCCGGCACTTCCCGACCAAGGAGTCCGTCGTGGTCGGCGACCCCTACGACCCGCTGATCGCCGAGGCGGTCCGGTGCCAGCCGACCGAGCTGCCCGCCTTCGAGCGGGTGCGGCGAGGGCTGCTCGCCGCCTGGCGTCAGATGCCCGAACCGGCGGTCGGCGAGACGCGGGACCGCATCCGGCTCGCCGTCAGCCACCCCGGGTTGAGAGCCGCGAGTCAGCAGAGCAGCAAGGCCACCGAGGACATCGTCGCCGCCGCACTCGAGGACACCGGCGTGCCCCACCTCGAGGCAGTCGTCGCGACCGGGGCCTGCCTCGGGGCGATCATGGCGGCCCTCATCGACTGGGGCCTGGACCCCGACGCCGGGCCGCTCGGCCCGCGCATCGTCGCCGCCCTCGAGACCCTGCCACACGTCCCGGACGCCTCGCCATAG
- the phnE gene encoding phosphonate ABC transporter, permease protein PhnE, with product MIVSQLSVPARPRTWPRVAVVVGVIVVITVLTTLPALGGVHIDLAAIARNWDNGSQRIAKLFHPDLSILPRTWKPLLETLEMAVVGAALSALLALPLSLWAARPTNPSASRAAVRAVLNVIRAVPDLVYATILVAMVGVGALPGVITLVLFDLGIVVKLVSEAIDSADASYMEAGHAAGGTQSQINRLTALPQTWPVYASQVLYSLELNVRVSSILGLVGAGGLGRLIDEVRGFYRYGALSTIVLEILVVVIAIEVASNYLRKRLR from the coding sequence GTGATCGTGAGTCAGCTGTCCGTACCTGCTCGACCGCGCACGTGGCCGCGCGTCGCCGTCGTCGTCGGGGTGATCGTCGTCATCACGGTGCTGACGACGTTGCCTGCGCTCGGCGGGGTGCACATCGACCTGGCCGCGATCGCACGCAACTGGGACAACGGCTCGCAGCGGATCGCGAAGCTCTTCCACCCGGACCTGTCGATCCTGCCGCGAACCTGGAAGCCGTTGCTCGAGACGCTCGAGATGGCAGTGGTCGGCGCGGCGCTGTCCGCCCTGCTCGCCCTGCCGCTCTCGCTGTGGGCAGCTCGCCCGACCAACCCGAGCGCGAGCCGTGCTGCCGTCCGTGCCGTGCTCAACGTCATCCGGGCGGTCCCCGACCTGGTGTACGCGACCATCCTGGTCGCGATGGTGGGCGTCGGCGCGCTGCCTGGCGTGATCACGCTCGTGCTGTTCGACCTGGGCATCGTGGTCAAGCTCGTCTCCGAGGCCATCGACTCGGCCGACGCGTCGTACATGGAGGCCGGTCACGCTGCCGGCGGCACGCAGAGCCAGATCAACAGGCTCACGGCACTGCCCCAGACCTGGCCCGTCTACGCCAGCCAGGTGCTTTACTCGCTCGAGCTCAACGTGCGGGTCTCGTCGATCCTCGGCCTGGTCGGCGCCGGTGGGCTCGGTCGCCTCATCGACGAGGTCCGCGGCTTCTACCGCTACGGCGCCCTCTCGACGATCGTCCTGGAGATCCTCGTGGTGGTCATCGCGATCGAGGTCGCCTCCAACTACCTGCGCAAGAGGCTGCGATGA
- a CDS encoding MurR/RpiR family transcriptional regulator, giving the protein MTWTGPADAPPSVRIATLGPSLQPSERRVADAIAADLEGSVECTAQQLADLVGVGRASVIRLSQTLGYEGYPQLRVALAREPVLATGRQPKAGDGTSLGTLRAGIDTFGRSLPRITAALTDEAVVDFVTALDQANRVVIAANGLSAPLGLDAAMRLGAAGRPAEYLPDTLAQEIAARQLSSRSVCLALSGSGANRLTLQVASAARDAGARVLALTSFANAPLVAVATTALIIPPIIESFRDELLHTSRAALTLVSEQLVELLLEHRGERAAESRAAVLTVLGQSLGE; this is encoded by the coding sequence GTGACGTGGACGGGACCAGCTGACGCACCGCCGTCGGTGCGCATCGCCACGTTAGGACCGTCGCTGCAGCCCAGCGAACGGCGCGTGGCGGATGCGATCGCCGCGGATCTCGAGGGCTCGGTCGAGTGCACGGCCCAGCAGCTGGCCGACCTCGTCGGGGTGGGACGCGCCTCGGTGATCCGGCTGTCGCAGACCCTGGGGTACGAGGGCTACCCGCAGCTGCGCGTCGCGCTCGCGCGTGAGCCGGTGCTCGCCACGGGCCGGCAGCCCAAGGCCGGTGACGGCACCTCGCTGGGGACGCTGCGTGCCGGGATCGACACGTTCGGCCGCAGCCTGCCACGGATCACCGCCGCACTCACCGACGAGGCCGTCGTGGACTTCGTGACGGCGCTCGACCAGGCCAATCGCGTGGTGATCGCCGCGAACGGGCTCTCGGCGCCGCTCGGTCTGGACGCCGCCATGCGGCTCGGCGCGGCAGGGCGCCCCGCGGAGTACCTGCCGGACACGCTTGCCCAGGAGATCGCGGCGCGCCAGCTGTCGTCGCGCTCGGTGTGCCTGGCGCTCTCCGGCTCGGGGGCGAACCGGCTGACTCTCCAGGTGGCATCCGCGGCCCGGGACGCAGGAGCCCGCGTCCTTGCCCTGACATCCTTCGCCAACGCTCCGCTGGTGGCCGTGGCCACCACCGCGCTGATCATCCCCCCGATCATCGAGTCCTTCCGTGACGAGCTGCTGCACACCTCGCGAGCCGCGCTGACCTTGGTCAGCGAACAGCTGGTGGAGCTTCTGCTCGAGCATCGCGGTGAACGAGCGGCGGAGTCGCGCGCCGCGGTCCTCACAGTGCTCGGGCAGAGCCTCGGCGAGTAG
- a CDS encoding phosphate/phosphite/phosphonate ABC transporter substrate-binding protein produces the protein MTDMRKTLMVPGLLAVAALALAGCSTSGGTSATSSGGSSPTGTAAWPSSITLALIPNEKVTDLVTSTAPLTDYLSKQLGITVTGVVTKDYQAAVEAVCAGQAQIAIADAGSLAAAQDQCGAFPVLQDVRYGASSYASEFFTNIAHAGKYCTDTPVEATYGANGQKYLYCNGVANAEANKGVGPIAVDALKKITPGTKVAFGNTTSPAGYQLPVLALESEGVNIDNLDQVPVTGNDNLIMAVYNGDAEVGFAYWDARSAIKSSEVKDIGSKVVVFGLSKMYPNGGVVIGKDVPADLRAKITSLMAGFSKVDPDTLKNIFGQTAWVPADPAAIDVARQVNARFSGK, from the coding sequence ATGACCGACATGCGCAAGACACTCATGGTGCCGGGCCTTCTGGCCGTCGCCGCACTCGCACTGGCGGGCTGCAGCACGAGTGGTGGCACGAGTGCCACCTCCTCGGGCGGGTCCTCGCCGACCGGTACCGCAGCCTGGCCCTCGTCGATCACCCTCGCGCTGATCCCCAACGAGAAGGTCACCGACCTCGTCACCTCCACGGCCCCGCTGACCGACTACCTGTCGAAGCAGCTCGGCATCACCGTCACCGGCGTGGTCACCAAGGACTACCAGGCTGCCGTCGAGGCGGTATGCGCCGGGCAGGCCCAGATCGCCATCGCCGACGCCGGCTCGCTCGCCGCAGCCCAGGACCAGTGCGGTGCCTTCCCGGTCCTCCAGGACGTGCGCTACGGCGCGTCGTCGTACGCGTCGGAGTTCTTCACCAACATCGCCCACGCCGGCAAGTACTGCACCGACACCCCTGTCGAGGCCACCTACGGCGCCAACGGGCAGAAGTACCTCTACTGCAACGGCGTCGCCAACGCCGAGGCCAACAAGGGGGTCGGGCCGATCGCCGTCGACGCCCTGAAGAAGATCACGCCCGGCACCAAGGTGGCCTTCGGCAACACGACCTCTCCGGCCGGCTACCAGCTGCCCGTGCTCGCACTGGAGAGCGAGGGCGTCAACATCGACAACCTCGACCAGGTCCCGGTGACCGGCAACGACAACCTGATCATGGCCGTCTACAACGGTGACGCCGAGGTCGGCTTCGCCTACTGGGACGCCCGCTCGGCCATCAAGTCCTCCGAGGTGAAGGACATCGGCTCGAAGGTCGTGGTCTTCGGCCTGTCCAAGATGTACCCGAACGGCGGCGTCGTGATCGGCAAGGACGTGCCCGCCGACCTCCGTGCGAAGATCACCTCCCTGATGGCAGGCTTCTCCAAGGTCGACCCGGACACGCTGAAGAACATCTTCGGCCAGACCGCGTGGGTGCCGGCGGACCCGGCGGCGATCGATGTGGCACGCCAGGTCAACGCCCGCTTCTCCGGGAAATGA
- a CDS encoding ABC transporter ATP-binding protein yields the protein MADTTHHTPTRTPTRTGTGTLEARGLRRAFGDLVAVDGVDLQVAAGEIHALVGLNGAGKTTLMRLLLGMVRADAGAALVHGRDLADCTSGDWARVGHLIETPFAYPELTVTENVVSAARLHQLTRDHAEAAAAEAVDALALAPWAGRRARVLSLGNRQRLGLACALAHRPDVLVLDEPTNALDPRGVLVVRKALRDAAGRGAAVLVSSHHLDEVARVAHRITVMHRGTVIGRLDPGGVDVERRFFDMVYAAEPDVPEGVR from the coding sequence ATGGCCGACACGACCCACCACACCCCCACACGCACTCCCACACGCACCGGCACCGGCACGCTCGAGGCACGCGGCCTGCGCCGCGCCTTCGGCGACCTCGTCGCCGTCGACGGCGTCGACCTCCAGGTCGCCGCCGGTGAGATCCATGCGCTCGTCGGACTCAACGGTGCCGGGAAGACGACCCTCATGCGCCTGCTGCTCGGCATGGTCCGAGCCGACGCCGGCGCGGCCCTCGTGCACGGCCGCGACCTGGCCGACTGCACCTCGGGCGACTGGGCACGCGTCGGACATCTCATCGAGACGCCGTTCGCCTACCCGGAGCTGACCGTCACCGAGAACGTCGTGTCCGCCGCCCGCCTCCACCAGCTCACCCGTGATCACGCCGAGGCAGCCGCAGCGGAGGCCGTCGACGCCCTCGCGCTCGCGCCGTGGGCCGGCCGTCGCGCCCGGGTGCTCTCGCTCGGGAACCGGCAGCGGCTCGGCCTCGCGTGCGCCCTCGCGCACCGGCCCGACGTGCTGGTGCTCGACGAACCGACGAACGCCCTCGACCCGCGTGGGGTCCTCGTCGTCCGGAAGGCACTCCGCGACGCGGCCGGGCGCGGCGCCGCCGTCCTCGTCTCCAGCCACCACCTGGATGAGGTCGCGCGCGTCGCCCACCGGATCACGGTGATGCATCGCGGCACCGTCATCGGCCGGCTCGACCCGGGTGGCGTCGACGTCGAGCGACGCTTCTTCGACATGGTCTACGCCGCCGAACCCGACGTCCCGGAAGGAGTGCGGTGA
- the phnE gene encoding phosphonate ABC transporter, permease protein PhnE, giving the protein MTAATLPIVRPPRRASRLGVRAAQLVVGGVVLGAVLHLRISWSDLAGLPSDLRHYLGLMFSSPNWSRLPAALYQTWVSVSMAWVGAVLGVILSTVLGIPAAAGVSPLWVRLPLRGIFAVLRAVPEVIIAIIILTVTGLTPFTGALALAIGGIGTHGKWTYETIEAVPGGTAEAVSAAGGNVLEVARWGLWTAAAPELMSLALYRFEINVRTSAILGLIGVGGVGDMLTGYTQYRQWDSVGVLIIVVIAVTMVIDAISGAIRRRIMRGARTRDVDGTS; this is encoded by the coding sequence ATGACGGCCGCGACGCTCCCCATCGTGCGGCCCCCTCGGCGCGCGAGCCGCCTCGGCGTGCGCGCGGCGCAGCTCGTGGTCGGCGGTGTGGTGCTCGGGGCAGTCCTGCACCTGAGGATCAGCTGGTCCGACCTCGCCGGGCTCCCCAGCGACCTGCGCCACTACCTCGGTCTGATGTTCTCCAGCCCGAACTGGAGCCGGCTGCCAGCCGCGCTGTACCAGACGTGGGTCTCCGTCTCGATGGCGTGGGTGGGCGCCGTCCTCGGCGTGATCCTGTCCACGGTGCTGGGCATCCCGGCCGCAGCCGGGGTGAGCCCGCTGTGGGTGCGGCTGCCGCTGCGCGGGATCTTCGCCGTCCTGCGCGCCGTCCCCGAGGTGATCATCGCGATCATCATCCTCACCGTGACAGGCCTCACGCCGTTCACCGGAGCCCTCGCTCTGGCGATCGGTGGCATCGGCACGCACGGCAAGTGGACATACGAGACGATCGAGGCCGTTCCTGGCGGCACCGCCGAGGCGGTGAGCGCCGCAGGGGGCAACGTGCTCGAGGTTGCCCGCTGGGGACTGTGGACGGCCGCTGCGCCCGAGCTGATGTCGCTCGCGCTCTACCGGTTCGAGATCAACGTCCGCACGTCGGCGATCCTGGGGCTGATCGGCGTCGGCGGCGTCGGTGACATGCTGACCGGGTACACCCAGTACCGTCAGTGGGACAGTGTCGGGGTGCTCATCATCGTGGTGATCGCGGTCACGATGGTCATCGACGCGATCTCCGGGGCGATCCGCCGACGCATCATGAGAGGAGCCCGCACTCGTGACGTGGACGGGACCAGCTGA
- a CDS encoding phosphoenolpyruvate hydrolase family protein, with product MDRTTALARLRATVAAGKPIVGGGAGTGLSAKSAEAGGIDLLIIYNSGRYRMAGRGSLAGLMAYGDANAIVTEMGNEVLPVVKDTPVIAGVNGTDPFRLMGPFLDDLKRAGFAGVQNFPTVGLIDGVFRANLEETGMSFGLEIDMIALAHERDLLTTPYAFDTDQATAMARAGADILVPHMGLTTSGTIGAQTAITLDEAAVKVQELHDAAKRVNPDILVLCHGGPIAEPDDAQYILDHTEGIVGFYGASSMERLPTELAIKAQAARFKALTL from the coding sequence ATGGACAGGACCACAGCACTCGCCCGACTGCGCGCGACCGTCGCGGCGGGCAAGCCGATCGTCGGCGGCGGAGCGGGGACCGGCCTCTCGGCCAAGTCGGCAGAGGCAGGCGGGATCGACCTGCTCATCATCTACAACTCCGGCCGGTACCGGATGGCGGGCCGCGGTTCTCTCGCCGGGCTGATGGCCTACGGCGACGCGAACGCGATCGTCACCGAGATGGGCAACGAGGTGCTCCCCGTCGTCAAGGACACCCCGGTCATCGCCGGCGTCAACGGCACCGACCCCTTCCGTCTCATGGGCCCGTTCCTCGACGACCTCAAGCGTGCGGGCTTCGCCGGGGTGCAGAACTTCCCGACCGTCGGACTCATCGACGGGGTGTTCCGGGCGAACCTCGAGGAGACCGGCATGAGCTTCGGCCTCGAGATCGACATGATCGCCCTCGCGCACGAGCGCGACCTGCTGACCACGCCCTACGCCTTCGACACCGACCAGGCGACGGCGATGGCGAGAGCCGGTGCCGACATCCTGGTCCCGCACATGGGCCTGACGACGAGCGGGACCATCGGGGCCCAGACGGCGATCACCCTGGACGAGGCGGCCGTCAAGGTCCAAGAGCTGCACGACGCCGCCAAGCGCGTGAACCCCGACATCCTCGTGCTCTGTCACGGCGGCCCGATCGCCGAGCCGGATGACGCGCAGTACATCCTCGACCACACCGAGGGGATCGTCGGGTTCTACGGCGCGTCCTCGATGGAACGCCTGCCCACCGAGCTCGCCATCAAGGCCCAAGCCGCCCGCTTCAAGGCCCTCACCCTCTGA
- a CDS encoding helix-turn-helix domain-containing protein, whose product MTDQSPLRSVRLTDPRALRAYAHPTRMALVGLLRRDGPQTATQAARVIGESVASCSFHLRQLARYGVVEEAGGGRGREKPWRATAMLTSWEAVPEDPAAAAATEALQLAVAELYLEQTVRWVRRQSQEPPEWQRAAQCGDSLLHLTAAELQELGDKIQDLMRPYLDRLEDADARPAGSRPVTVLHLAFPNRLADEPTGSTT is encoded by the coding sequence ATGACCGATCAGAGCCCGCTGAGGTCCGTCCGGTTGACCGACCCCCGGGCGCTGCGCGCCTACGCCCACCCGACCCGGATGGCCCTCGTGGGCCTGCTGCGCCGGGACGGACCGCAGACGGCCACGCAGGCGGCCCGGGTCATCGGCGAGAGCGTCGCGAGCTGCTCCTTCCACCTCCGGCAGCTGGCGCGGTACGGCGTGGTGGAGGAGGCCGGCGGCGGCCGCGGACGCGAGAAGCCGTGGCGAGCGACCGCGATGCTCACCAGCTGGGAGGCGGTACCCGAGGACCCTGCCGCCGCCGCAGCCACCGAGGCGCTCCAGCTGGCTGTCGCCGAGCTGTACCTCGAGCAGACCGTCCGGTGGGTCCGGCGGCAGTCCCAGGAGCCGCCCGAGTGGCAGAGGGCAGCACAGTGCGGCGACAGCCTGCTCCACCTGACCGCCGCCGAGCTGCAGGAGCTGGGCGACAAGATCCAGGACCTGATGCGGCCCTACCTCGACCGCCTCGAGGACGCGGATGCGCGACCGGCAGGCTCCCGACCGGTCACCGTGCTGCACCTGGCGTTCCCGAATCGGCTCGCCGACGAACCGACGGGCTCGACCACGTGA
- a CDS encoding Tm-1-like ATP-binding domain-containing protein: protein MATVILLGTFDTKGEEYAWLRDRLRDEGCETLLIDAGVFSDGHGIADVLPAEVAAAAGDDLEELRAARDRGASMRVMARGAAVLVKRFVDEGQADGLLAVGGSGGSSVAAKAMQAMPVGVPKLLVSTMAAGDVSPYVGVSDVTLMYSVVDVSGINSISRRVFGNAVAAIAAMAKHYAATADAPAEDEKPLIGATMFGLTTPAVDEARARLTELGYEVLVFHATGAGGKAMEALAEAGFLAGVLDLTTTELADDLVGGVLTAGPHRLEAAGRMGLPQVVSVGALDMVNFGPEATIPASFAGRRFLVHNPTVTLMRTSASEMATLGTSIATKLAAATGPVAVFLPLQGVSGIDVADGPFEDAAADAALFAAIHQGLDGTGIPVTDVDCRINDPGFGLAAANALHALITGTTTTEKE from the coding sequence ATGGCAACAGTGATCCTGCTGGGAACCTTCGACACGAAGGGTGAGGAGTACGCGTGGTTGCGCGACCGGCTCCGCGACGAGGGATGCGAGACGCTCCTGATCGATGCAGGGGTGTTCTCGGACGGACACGGCATCGCCGACGTCCTTCCCGCCGAGGTCGCTGCCGCTGCGGGTGACGACCTCGAGGAGCTCCGCGCCGCACGCGATCGCGGGGCGAGCATGAGAGTCATGGCCCGTGGCGCGGCCGTGCTCGTCAAGCGGTTCGTCGACGAGGGCCAGGCGGATGGCCTCCTCGCCGTCGGCGGCTCCGGGGGTTCCTCGGTCGCCGCCAAGGCCATGCAGGCGATGCCCGTCGGTGTGCCGAAGCTGCTCGTCTCGACGATGGCCGCGGGCGACGTCAGCCCGTACGTCGGCGTCTCGGACGTGACGCTCATGTACTCGGTCGTGGACGTCTCGGGGATCAACTCGATCTCCCGGCGCGTGTTCGGCAACGCCGTCGCGGCGATCGCCGCGATGGCCAAGCACTACGCCGCGACCGCAGACGCGCCGGCCGAGGACGAGAAGCCGCTGATCGGCGCCACGATGTTCGGCCTGACCACCCCTGCGGTGGACGAGGCGCGGGCCCGGCTGACCGAGCTCGGCTACGAGGTTCTCGTCTTCCACGCCACGGGCGCGGGTGGCAAGGCGATGGAGGCGCTCGCCGAGGCCGGCTTCCTCGCGGGGGTCCTCGACCTGACCACCACCGAGCTGGCCGACGACCTCGTCGGCGGGGTCCTGACCGCCGGGCCGCACCGCCTCGAGGCCGCAGGGCGAATGGGTCTGCCTCAGGTGGTGAGCGTCGGCGCGCTCGACATGGTCAACTTCGGGCCGGAGGCGACCATCCCCGCGAGCTTCGCCGGGCGGCGGTTCCTCGTGCACAACCCCACGGTCACCCTCATGCGGACGTCCGCGAGCGAGATGGCCACGCTCGGGACGTCCATCGCGACGAAGCTCGCCGCTGCGACAGGTCCGGTGGCCGTCTTCCTGCCCCTCCAGGGCGTCTCGGGGATCGACGTCGCCGACGGCCCCTTCGAGGACGCGGCAGCCGATGCAGCGCTGTTCGCGGCGATCCACCAAGGTCTCGACGGCACCGGCATTCCCGTCACCGACGTCGACTGCCGGATCAACGACCCGGGCTTCGGTCTCGCTGCGGCGAACGCCCTCCACGCACTCATCACCGGTACGACCACCACAGAGAAGGAATGA